From the genome of Denticeps clupeoides chromosome 4, fDenClu1.1, whole genome shotgun sequence, one region includes:
- the LOC114789059 gene encoding zinc finger protein 239-like, producing MHAVVHGVGGDLHMMVHAEEKPYLCTHCSKCFKTIAYLRTHLKVHTGEKPYRCEQCGRSFSQASNFKTHQRTHTGEKPYRCEQCGRSFAQASHLNTHQRMHTGEKPYRCEQCGRSFAQASHLKTHQRMHTGEKPYQCEQCGSSFSETGSLKNHLKIHTGEKPFRCSYCGRGFSRASYLTAHRRIHTGEKPYRCGQCGMTFSQSEHCGKSFSRASYLSTHRSVHTGERPYIWRRVLQTLHLPHALTVHQRVHTGEKPYVCADCGEGFKTALAV from the exons ATGCATGCTGTTGTTCATGGTGTGGGAGGAGATTTGCACATGATGGTGCATGCTGAGGAGAAGCCCTACCTCTGCACGCATTGCAGTAAATGCTTTAAAACCATCGCTTACCTGCGAACACACCTGAAGGTgcacaccggcgagaagccctaCCGGTGTGAGCAGTGCGGCAGGAGCTTCTCGCAGGCGTCCAACTTCAAAACTCACCAGCGGACCCATACTGGGGAGAAGCCCTACCGGTGTGAGCAGTGTGGGAGGAGCTTTGCACAAGCGTCGCACCTCAATACTCACCAGAGGATgcacaccggagagaagccgtacCGGTGTGAGCAGTGTGGGAGGAGCTTTGCACAAGCGTCGCACCTTAAAACCCACCAGAGGATgcacaccggagagaagccgtaccagtgtgAGCAGTGTGGGAGCAGTTTTTCCGAAACGGGGAGCCTGAAGAACCATCTGAAGATACACACAGGGGAGAAGCCCTTCCGCTGCTCGTACTGCGGGAGGGGCTTTTCACGGGCGTCGTACCTCACGGCTCACCGGAGGATTCACAcgggagagaagccctaccggtGCGGACAGTGCGGCATGACCTTCTCACAGTCCGAGCAC TGCGGGAAGAGCTTCTCCCGGGCGTCGTACCTCAGCACGCACCGGAGCGTGCACACCGGCGAGAGGCCGTACATCTGGCGCCGTGTGCTACAAACGCTTCATTTGCCCCACGCCCTCACCGTGCACCAGAGGGTGCACACCGGGGAGAAGCCGTACGTCTGCGCCGACTGCGGCGAGGGCTTTAAAACCGCCCTCGCAGT